AatattaataaatcaatattttagatttattaaatataaaggtaacttttaagtattttgagtGAACTTTTTATTTCGGCGTACAGTATTTATTATACACCACTTATTAACAAGAATTTGTGCAATTTATATGGTGATATGTAAATTTCTGTATTTaagtaaaagaaaaatgagttttttttttgggattcAAATGAGGGTTTCAAtccaaagaaagaaaataagagAAAAGAATAATGAGTTTTTATAGTCTAGAATatcttttaatttcataaatcttGCAACTTTTAAATAGTAAAAGGTATATGGAGgtaagtattaaaaaaaaaataacacatAATATCTTCTACTCCTTATTTGCAGTAAAAATCTTCAATTCAAATAAATTGCAAAAGTTGATCACAtccatatttttaaaaaaaaattggaaagcATAACTAACTGTATAGAATTGCCGAAATTAAgcaatatttttttattcttttttaacggaatatttctttttattttcattgaaagtaatttaaaaaaaaaattaaaccggaagatttatttatttaaatttcttaattagaaaaataaaataaaatacaattaaaaaatatttaaggATTAATTTCGTCTTTTCATTATAAGTTTATTGAGTGATTCAAacaaaaagaacggaggaatatAGCTCTTCAAGGAACATTAATGGTGATtttgaaaaacaaaaatcatGATATTGTACTTTGTGTTTTTAAAACTTAAACACGCTATAGTGATTTTTAATCACATAAACTCAAGGTTGCGTGACTTGCGTCTAATTTTCTATAAGtttttatttattgattttttaCCATTTGCTAACTTAAGTAAGCTTTTTATATGAtaattcattatttatacaacatTTGATATCGAAAAGGGTAATGTGAATTAATGTGATAATATTGTAATTTTACGTTGGTTTCATGGTGTCTATGTTGGTGATGATTAATGATTGAAGAGGATGAAGTTGATTAATAAAAGAAGATGACTGGTGCAATGAAGTATCAGTAACAGTCCcgccaattttattttattttaacaaGTAATCGTAAATGAAGGCATTTAATATTTATACGGTAAGTctttccgattttttttttaataatttgcttTTCAATTACTAAGGGTATAATGGACTATTCCaaaggggacaccaaaagtgattttacgaaaataaccccacctcttcacttatataataaagATAGAGATATGTTGTTTCTCGATGGGAGATGGAGATAGCTCTTTCTACTAAACGTTGGCAAGATGGAGATGATGATAATGGTGGTGTTGCTTCTCCAACCCAAAGAAGATGGTTGTGATGATGATGGCATGTGATAATGATGACAAGTGAAGATGATGGTGGTCGGGGGGATGAAGATGGTGAGTAAAAAGGTGTATTCGATCCAGTCTAATTGAACTTTTCGGGCTGCCAGAAAATATGTGTCGGTTGTTGGAGTTCTCGCTAGAATCGGGGGAGGTGAAAGATGAGATGAGAGGGGGTGAGAAATGGGTTGACAACCTTCTTAGGGACTCGCCTACCATAAACTTTACCAATATTCTCCAAACTTTGGGACATGAGTCCATGCTCATCCTCTGTGATGGATTTTGACTTCACACTTAGGTCAGAAAGAGAACTCAACACCTCATCAAAAAACTTATCATTTGTCATTGTCACTGTTGAGATAGGTTCGAAAGTATTATGCAATTTTTCATATCTTTTCATCTCCTTAGGTTTTTTCTTAAGTAACGAATAATAAGGAACCGGTATCTTAAGATACTTCCTAGGCAAGTCTTTTCTCCATCGATCTAAAATGTACCGTTCTGGTACATAATTGCATTCCTCTTCGTGAAATACCCGCAATGAGTGACTACACATAATCCCTTTAAATTCGAAATTCTTGCAATCACATCTTACTTCTAGAGTTCCCTTATCCATAGTCACTTGAAAAATTGTGCGTTTAGTTCGACCATACCATTGTCTTCTCACTATGACATCATATACACATTGTTTTTCATCATCAGAAATCTTTGTAGCATTGTTGTAACTCATGTTTTTCACTTCTTGTTGAAATTCAAAGAATTTTCTAGATGTGTATAATTGAAACACATGTTCAAATATATGGTCGGTTGCACAATGCAGTGGTGGATCGTTCGAATTAAATGTCTCCTTATCCTCTTCTTTCACTCTTTTAGCTAATGCAAATCCAAATTGCTCCACAAATTGTTTAAGAGTGGTGTTGATATTGAGAAATCCTTTAAAAAAGAAGTCCATACCTTCGCTCCTTTGAGTGCTAGACATGCCGGCCCAAAATTTATCCTTGAAATATATAGGCACCCATCGATCTCTTTGGGCATACATGTTCCTACACCAATCGTAACTCTCAAGGCTAAAGGCTTTGATCCAATCTTGCCACGCTTCTTCAAACTCTGAAATGGTAAGCGAATCATGGAGAACAATTTTTTATCCTTTACGAACATCATTCCATTTTAGATGCTTACTGAGATGCTTCTGTGCATTTCTCACTACATGCCACAAGCACTATCTATGATGAGTGTTTGGAAACACCTTAGCTACGACATTACCTATAAATCAGACGTGCATATAAGTTAGGTGGATAATAATAAcacatatattataaaaattttgTTACAAGAAAAGTATAAGAAAACCATAACATTATGAAAAGGAAAGTAGCAAATAATTATAAATCAGAAAGTTATGAATGGGAATTAGAGAACATAATAAACCTAATTACTTTTTATCTACTTAAGAGAAATTCAAAGCATAATCTAAATACAATACTCAGAAATAAATATAAAAGCATAATAGAAATACTAACCAATAGCTTGGCATTGATCAGTTAGGATACCAATTGGAGCCTTCCCGGACATGCATGTCATCCATGCATTAAACAACCATACGAAATTTTCAGTCGCTTCTCCGGCTAACAAGGCACGACCAAAAAGAATCGATTGACCATGATTATTTACTCCAATGAATGGAGAAAACGGCATCTTATACCTATTTGAGATATAAGTTGTATCAAATGACAAGATATCACCAAAGTCTTTGTATGCCGATCTACTCCTACCATCCGCCCAAAAAACGTTCCTCAATGAGCTATCCTCGTTAGTGTCGTACATGTAAAAGAAATTTGAATTGCTTAATATCATTTCGTAGAAATGTCTCCTCATCGCAACAAAGTCTCCTTGTTGTAAACTTAGACTTCTAGTCTTACTTATTAAATTGCGACAATCTCTCTCGTCAAAAGGAACATTGTTATGGCCACCATACTTTACTACAAATGAGTTATAATTCTTTGCAATAGGAACACCGACCGTGTCATTTTCCAGAATTGTTCTCTTATTTCTCTCACTGATGAATTTATAATTTCtcatgaattttgtattattcagATCACAAGGGTGGTTATGCTCTAACAGTACTCTAGTTAGCTTCCATAAACCATCAGAACAAAGTGATGCGTTTACCTTAAACTGACATCCTGTAATGGTAGACTTAGTTGCTCGTTGAGGATTATTTGACTTTGATTTGAACTTTCCTTCTTTTGAACAAACTAACCTCAATCTCTTGCAATCACTAAAGTCTTCTATATGTCGATTTCGTTCAATAGAAATTTCCGTTGTCATAGTTCCCGATTTTTCTATTCTTTCGGAACTTCTGATTCTAATTTGAAATCCATTAGAATGCGCGTATTCATGACAATGGTTTATCACTCCATCAGCAGAATCAAAGGCCATCCATACATACGGAGGAGTGATATTATTTTCACAATCTAATTCAACATCTTCATGAATCATATTGTCTAAATCATCACCAATTACAACTCCTTCACCATCAACAAAATCAGAATTTGCATCTGCACCATTGTCTAAGTTTATGTTAAACACATCATCAGATTCAT
This Spinacia oleracea cultivar Varoflay chromosome 6, BTI_SOV_V1, whole genome shotgun sequence DNA region includes the following protein-coding sequences:
- the LOC110774702 gene encoding protein FAR1-RELATED SEQUENCE 5-like, which translates into the protein MDFFFKGFLNINTTLKQFVEQFGFALAKRVKEEDKETFNSNDPPLHCATDHIFEHVFQLYTSRKFFEFQQEVKNMSYNNATKISDDEKQCVYDVIVRRQWYGRTKRTIFQVTMDKGTLEVRCDCKNFEFKGIMCSHSLRVFHEEECNYVPERYILDRWRKDLPRKYLKIPVPYYSLLKKKPKEMKRYEKLHNTFEPISTVTMTNDKFFDEVLSSLSDLSVKSKSITEDEHGLMSQSLENIGKVYGRRVPKKVVNPFLTPSHLIFHLPRF
- the LOC130463577 gene encoding protein FAR1-RELATED SEQUENCE 5-like, yielding MDPSRNECVVNLELDSDESDDVFNINLDNGADANSDFVDGEGVVIGDDLDNMIHEDVELDCENNITPPYVWMAFDSADGVINHCHEYAHSNGFQIRIRSSERIEKSGTMTTEISIERNRHIEDFSDCKRLRLVCSKEGKFKSKSNNPQRATKSTITGCQFKVNASLCSDGLWKLTRVLLEHNHPCDLNNTKFMRNYKFISERNKRTILENDTVGVPIAKNYNSFVVKYGGHNNVPFDERDCRNLISKTRSLSLQQGDFVAMRRHFYEMILSNSNFFYMYDTNEDSSLRNVFWADGRSRSAYKDFGDILSFDTTYISNRYKMPFSPFIGVNNHGQSILFGRALLAGEATENFVWLFNAWMTCMSGKAPIGILTDQCQAIG